ATATTGCAGTCTTACACAGATAGTATGTTTAAATGACATGCATCACATCTGACAGTGTCCagcacttctttaaaaatatgttcaggTATGAGGAAATGTCttgtttcaaaatgcaaatcttATTTCTCACAAAAAGATAGGATGTATCCCAGCTAACAGAACCTCAGCTGATGTACATGTGACTGCAATTCATTTTTACTTTCCACATGCTTCTGATATGGTGTCAGGAGCAATAGAGTAACGAATGATTATGAAATGAGCATGCCTTAGCATTGCTGAGGTAATAATTCAGTTCACAGAAAGATCTGCTGTTTAATACTGTCTGGTGCTTCTTGTTTGGCTTGTGGCTCAGCGACTTCATGCTGCAGTGTTTTCAAATTCGATTAGAAATTTGATTCCTGAAAACAAGAATTATTAGTCATactttttttatgtatgtgtTTTACGAATGTTTAATGAATGTATTTCAGAGAATCCCTTCAGATATAAATTACGAGGAAGAAGTGAGGCACAAATATACTAAGATCAGATGGAGCTAAAAAGTTCATTTGGAAAAGCTTTATAAGCTATTTAATACAGTACTTTGGCCAGAAGTGTCAGGAAATATTATTAATGGAATGCCGGTCTTTCCTATAACTGTCTTTCTCCTTTACTAACCAAATAGAAGGAACCCCCTCTTATGTTTTGTGGgtggcattttttttaagtgtgaaGAGAAATTTTGAACAGTTGTTGAAGGATGTGAGTTTAGGactgtataaaaagaaaaaaaaaacttaggGGTAAACTGTCTCTAAAGCAGCACCTTGCCAGTCCATCATGTCAGAGATCCATTGCTATTAACTTTAATACCCTGCTCTGCTGATTGCTGTCATGCTCCATGTTTTTCATCCTTGACTGACCTTGATTCATCTGGGGATGATGGTGATAATGAAAATGTAAGCATTCAAAAGAGGTAGCAAGAATGCTTGTACTAAAACACTTATAACATTTGGGTGTTTGGTCTTGCAAACAAATAACTGAGGTCTTTTGAAATGGTGGCCCTTTTATTGAAGCCACCTGAggctttttttgtgctttttcattttccacatTGTATATGATGTCCCTGAGTATTTAAAtgtgcatttctgaaaagcctGCACATGTTCCCCTTCTGTGTatattttaagagaagaaaTTCTGTCCTGTTGAACTGTTAACAATCTTGCTtttcaggaatttatttttGATGGCTAGTACATTGTGGctttactttgatttttctagAGGTTAAGAAGCACATATGTTGGTTAGTACACATGGTTACTGTTGATCAGCAGTGGGAATTAATTTGTTCAGGGGATTCCTTGGTTTTTCTGCCAGGTCCTGGGGCTAGCTTCTATGTCAGAATTggtatttaaaaactttttagaAAGTTCTTATAGCACCATCTGGTGGAGAACTTTCTCGTTTCATTTATATGCATTTGAAATTCAGTTAAAAGTAACTCCCCCTCTTAAGTTTTAACATTTGTAACATGCACTAGAGAAATATTTCCTTGACAACTTAAAGCAAGTGTTAACTTCAGCCTTTGAGATGAGTCTAATAGctgaaaaacacttttaatATTTCCAATGACTGTTAagttataaataaatttaaatgtagTTGCAAGATTTTTATGTATGTGCTATATATAATAGCTGAATGCACATTTTTGTAcaattaaatttttcttccagGATGAAAATATGATCAACTTTATCAAAGGTGGCCTCAAAATTAGGACCAGCTACCAAATATACAAGTAAGTAATTACAAAACACTTAGATTCAGTGTTGGTATAAGCAGGTGCATTTGCATTAATGgctccaaaagaaaaagaaatatttttttagccATCATAATCATTATACTTCATATAATATCTaagttatttttccccttccctccttctttttttctgcatcaaaAGAGAGTGTCATCAGGTGCTACAGATGACTCAGGGGAACAAAAGCAAGAATGAAACCTATTACCAGTTTGAAGGAGGAGTAAAACTTGGAATTGGAGCATTCAACTTGGTATGACTTTTTCAGACTACAGAAAGGCCATTGGGATAACGCTGTAGGATTCTTTCTTTGCAGATGTAGTACTGtaatcctgtttttaaaattatacatttgTAAAATGGAGATACAGGCTTTGAAGGTTTTATGCAATATGAAAACAGCAGTGGCTTTTTGCATGCATGCCTTCTAGGATCTTTCTACTAATTTATTctgaattgtttttaattctcttgGACtaatttatgtatatatttcttaggaggaaaagcagattACCTCTACCTGTGGGAGCTGTAATTTTTAAGGTGCTTATGCTGTTGGTTACAGGATACCTGGAGTGACTGCTTTTATTGTAACAGCCCCATGTGTACCATTCGTTTGCTTCAGTGGCATGCTGTAGATTGGCATagataattaaaaattcagaagaatGAGCTACTGAGTTTGTGCAAAAGAAAACTGGGTACATCCACTAGCGTTTTTCTGTACAATTTACTAGAGTTGCCTTTTCACATCTGTCGTGGCAATGGTGAGAGTTGATTTCAGCTGGTATGTTAATTTCTGTATCATTCCAGACTGGAGCTGTCCAGTTCTTAGTATGGTCAGAAGAACTCAGGTCTATCTGTACCTGTCAGCCTTTAAAATCCAAGCAACTGGTAGATAGATGCCTGTGTTCATGAGTGATCTGACCTTTCATATTCTTCATGAAGTCTTCTCAGTAGGAAGCTTACATAAGAAGTCTCTGCTGGGCAGAATGTATTAGGGTGAATGGTGCTTTCATTCTTCAAATAGACCTTCAAATAGACATTCCTGTAATGCTCATTGAAAAGGTGGTTGTGATCTTTGTAAGTTTTCTGTGGTGTAGGATGTGGAGAATGCAGTTATAAGGATAACAAAAAGTGCATGTAATAGAGGGCTAAAGGATGATAACAATAGCTAGAATTTCTAAAACACGTATGCTTGCTGGTCTGTTAATTCAGTGCTCCCACAGTAGGAAGAAGTAGAACTTTTGCGATACCACTGTGTAACTTGAGTGGGAGTAAAGGAAGATGATAATTGTAGATTGGGCTGCCAATGtacataattttcaaataacTCTGATCAGCTGAAGACAGAGAAATCTGATATTATCTGAACAAGCACAGCTGGATTCTGTCTTGCTGTCTCTATGCTGGTTGATCATTGAAGTCTTGAGTTTCCCTGATGCTGCAGAGTGATTGTGTATTGTTGATCATGTACGTCTATTTTCAAGTTCTCTTACGTTTTTACTTTTTCACTATTGTGCAATGGCATTAAACATAGTAGCTGGCATTTTGGGCTGAAGCTTGTGtggttttacatttcttttttaacataagtttttatttatcttatttttgtttgaaatgtatttcagaTGCTGTCGCTTTTACCAGGAAGGATCCTCCGACTTTTAGAATTTATTGGATTTTCTGGCAATAGGGTATTggatctgttttttttttttttcaaattagtcTTTTCTCAGATAAAGACTGGATGGATTTAATGTCACCTATTTCACACTAAAAGTATAACAACTATATTGCTTATCAGTATTTTAGTGTTGTTAAAAAGATGAGAAGTAGGCTAGATGATGCAGGCATAAAAGCACATGTGGTATTCTGACCTTGAACAACCATGGGAAATGACTGGTCTGCTTCAGAGGGGCTTTTCAAACGgcaatttcctttccctttgctgaTCCTTAAGGAGAGATCAGCTTTCTTTTCTAGCCTATACAGTCAGAAATTAATGTTCTTCATACCAGTAACTGGGGGAGAGTCACAGTTCTACATTTGTCCACCCACAATCCCAGCCTATTTCTTTGGGAGAGGGAATTTCTGAATATCATGTGTCACTGTGGAATCTCAGTATATCTTTCTCTCATGGATGAGGAAAGTATTTGTAATCATAGCCTCTTTTTTTGTAAACCTAGCCTTGCTCTGTCAGTATCTTAAAGCCCTTTAAAACTCTTTTGGGCACctataagaaataaaaccaaacaagtaaacaaacaaaacctgacaaaaccaaaccaaagccaCCCACAGAATTATATGTAACTAAATTTCAAGTTATTAATAAGACAAAAGAGTCACCGTATGGTTTTATTGCTGTTAGTTTGTCCACAAATACGGTTCTGCTTATGTAAAATTAGACTTAAGTAGAGACTTGTTCATTCTGTGTCTTCCTGTGAAAGACCTGGTTCATGCTGAAGCTCTTCCATAGTACACATTTTTGCCCTGATTGAAAAAGCTGTGGTGCTTGAATTCTCCTATAACTTATCAAGTTGCTATGCAGTAAAACTCGTGTTAAGTTAGTATTTGTTTTGAGGCAAAACTGTTAAAATCTGATACATTTCTGAAGAGCCACTTCGCTTGAACAGGGATGCTCTGAGGTCATCTCAACAATCCCCCAAGCAGTCAAGCTGCTATGTAATGGGCATAAACTGGAAAGGATGGGAAGAAGTGTAGTGTGTTAAGAGCTGAATAAGTCTCCATGGCTCAGGATTCTTTTTCTCACACAAATTCCATTGTAGCTTCTGGAAACAGTGTCTAGAAGTTGGTGTGTTAGAGCTAATATTTTGATCTGAACCACAAAATAGTGGCTGACTAGATGGAAGAGAACTGCGGATAACCAGGGACTTCTGTGAAGGAAGACTCTTGCTGACAAGTAGCACTGGAACAGTTGAGAGAGCTTCTCACCAAACATAGGTTTAAAGATGTTATTCTGAAAGTCTCATAGCCAGAAAATAGTGGGGAAGGGATGTAGACCTGTGTGTCTGCATGGTCTGTGTGGTGTTCCCATTTCACCAGAGCACTGAAATGCATGGgtaattttattcagtgttaGCTTAATCTTCTCCCTTCTGAGTGCTATCACCTGTGGCAGAACTGTTTTGGTGGAATTTTGTTTTGGATCTGAGATAAAGTGCTGgattacaaaatatttgtatctgaaaggaaaactggATTTGGGGGAGCCAAAAACTATTAATAGTAACTCTGTATACTCATAGTTAATTCTGCATGTGTTTGTGATGTTTCTTAGGAGTTGGGCCTCTGTCAACTACGGGAAGGCGCATCTGGCAGCAGTTTGAGGGCCATTCTGTGTACTTTCACCCTGTTGGTTTATCATACTTACGTCTCCTTAATCCTTGGTGAGACCAACTGTGTAGCTGTTCAGTCATGCTACACATTATGATAGATATTGTGATCTTTTTGAACTGAATTTTGAAACTGTGGCCAATTAGCTTTGTAAAAGGAGATTGCTGTATACTGAATTATGATCTAAAACTACTATCTCTGACAAAGCTATGCCTGCAGAAGTAGTGAAGGTAGATACCATTACACTAACATCTTGTGCCATTTGCAGGGCTGTCTCAACATGCAACAGCATGACAGCAGAAAACACTTTTACGTTCAGACAAGTCCTTATCCATAAATTAACATCAGATATTGTGAAAACTATCTCCGGAAAAAAGTCTGTACTCCCAAACAATTCACTTGGAAGTTCAAACATGTAGAGAATTAATTGCTTTTGCCACGTGGGGCTGAAAGTCACCATTAATTCTGTATGCATCTTTGACATATATTTTCACATTCTTTAGTTTGAAAGTATTTTAGTCCTTGTCCCTCAGGCTCATCAGGAAATTAAGGAGAACTTCATTTCTTTCAGTGTCACCTGTACTTCATTACTGAGCTCAAAATTAGGaaaggaggcagctggggaatGTTTTCCTAACTTGCTGAAGTAATTAAAGGGATTTACAAATATAACTAGGATCAATAATGGAACAGTTTAAAGAATATTGATGTATTCTTTTCGGTTTTTACTTACAGATATTTACTATCTTAAAAGCATGTAGTACCTTCAGGACAAGAATTCATTCTTATAGAATCACAAGATGattaaataattctgcttttgcagttaTCCATTGATCTATGCAAACCATAATATGATTTGGAAATCAAAATCTTAATCTATGAaacctgggtttttttacatacATTGAGGTTGGTTTGTTATGTTTTGTAGGTACAGGGGAAGCTAACCTTCAGGAAGCAGACAGTCTCCTTGAACCCTACCTCCAGAAATTTCCAAATGTGTGTATCCTCAGTAAATTGTATAATAGCAACATACTTCCCTAAGCTTAAAACAGTAACTGGGTATTTTTCTCATCTCCCTTCAAGGGTTCCATTATTCTGTTTTATGCTGCCAGAATAGATGTACtgaaaggaaattttgaaaaggtaaataaattttttctttttaagtttttatttgttcagtgctcagtttgggggaaaaaaaaatctaattcatCTACGTAACTTATTTTAATTGGTCAAATAATTATGCTCATATCCCTGTTCATGGTCAGTGTCAATATCGAttcaatttctctctctctgtaagTGAGACTGAAAAGGACGTTTATCTAATTTTACTAGTCAGGTGTTGTCTACTTGGGTGCTAGGAAAGAATTTGCTCTGTAATTAGACATGGCTCTCATGTGGAGCTGTCATTTAACCGATATTAATCATTCTTTCTTAACTACATTGTAGGCACAGTTGAGGTTCCAAGAATGCATAGCAGCCCAGCAAGAGTGGAAACAGATTCATCATCTCTGTTACTGGGAGCTGATGTGGTGCTACACCTTCCAACAGAATTGGCTTCAAGCATATCGGTATGCAGACCTGCTCAGCAAAGAGAGCAGGTGGTCTAAGGTAAATGGGCAGGTGGACGTTGTTATGATGTACCAGTAGCCTCTCAACAgttaaatttgcatttcaatTAGCACAATAAGTGTAATTTTTGTATTCTTCTGAAACGAGTAAGCGAAGGCACATTGGCACCAAAATGGTTGGTTTAACTGGGTGCTtaaggaggatttttttttcacattctgaAACACCAGAGCCATAACTAACAATGCTTCAGTCTCTCTAAAAACAGAGACACTTGCCAGAGTtgggagaaagaagagggagaggaaaactgTTAACATGCATCTCAAGTCAAGTTCTAACACTCACTAATAAAACTTGGCTGAAGAAACTGTGTTTGTTACTTAATTATAATCAGACGAGGGTATGCCTACTCAGCAGATGCTTTGCAACAAGAAATGAGAAGGCTGCTAGAGTCAGGGCCTCATGAGAAAAGTTGGGGTATCCGCCTTTtccttgtaaaaatatttctcaaagtaTGAACCAAGGACAATGTGCAAATCATTTTTGATATATCATTTTTGTCTGTTCCTTTCTAGGTTACTGTTTCATTATGCTTAGTGGAAAAGAGGATACATCCAATTCTTgacaacagaggaaaagaatagTATATCAACGTGAATTGCAAATATCTTGAATAGAATTAtggatgtttcttttttttctctgcaaagtcAAGTTATTGAACTTTCCTTGAATCAGTACTCagatattttcttctggtttttcaGGCATGCCTCTACATGTAATAGATGGTATAACAGTAATGGACTTTAGAATAGTTATGTCATTTAACCTACTCTCCTTATCAGTGATTTGCGAAATAAATTGTCCTGTTTTTTACAGGAGACACCTTTCGCATTCTGACTAACTTATTTAGCATATTAATAAAcacattgaaaataaatttatagcATAAATTATGTGACAAAGGATGTGCTAAAATTCTATAGTTCTACCTGTGTGAGAATTACTGGGAACACTTCACTGCAGCAAGTAGGGTGAGACATCTGAGTCCTTAGTGTATTGACTGAGCACAGCAAATTAGATGCAGTAATATGTTGctgtttctctttgaaataGGCAATATATGTATTCCAGAAGGCAGCAATTCTGTGTATGCTTCCAGAGGATGATTTGGAAAGGACTGGTGAGAACATTGTATCTTTATTCAGGTAAAAATTTATTAAGCAACTACATGTTGCTTTCCCCCATATAACAGTTTTTGACTTGAGTATCTTTGTCTTACATTACTTACTTCCTACTTATTTATAACCATCAGCttttcaatttttctctttgcttttcacatcagaatatttaaaatgttctttttatcAGCAAATATACGTCCTACAACTGCAGCCTCAGTGGTGTGAAACAATTTGTTACACTTCAGAGGTGAACAGCAAATCTTACTAAGTGAAAtaagatgaaataaatattacaaaaagcaacttctgtttttcattttcactcctTGTAGACAAGTGGATGGTCTAAAACAGAGGATTGCAGGAAAATCTATCCCAACTGAGAAGTTTGCAGTAAGGAAAGCTCGACGCTATGCAAGTTCTCCACCAGTGAAGCTGATTTTACCTGCCTTGGTATttatgcttgctttcttttaatctttttcaaatagaaaagaagtatAATTCATTATCTGAGAAAGAACAGTATTATCAGGTAGTATgtgtctgcatttaaaaatttttttcaagaacaaTTGCATTCATGCAGTGGGATTTTTTGTGAAATGTACTAGGGACTGTATTATGCTACTAGCAGGGACTGTATCATGCGTAGGCAGAGCTACATTTTTCATGTGAAAGttcaaacacacagagaatGATTGCTTTTGCCACATGAGGCTGAAAGTCACCTTTCAGCTAGAAACCTGCACAGGTTTCTAGCATGTATGTTCTTGTTCTTTAGTTTGGCAGGATTTTGGTCCTTTCCTTCCAGACTCATTAGGAACCTAGGGAGTATTTCATCAGTTTCTGTTCTTCTGGTGAAAATGAAGAGAAGTGGGgctttgggtttgcttttttttttttcttatattgagTCTGAGTAAAATGTGCAGAAGTTAATGATACTTTACTAATGCTATTCTAATTTCCATGCTTTTAACTTCAGAGGCATTAGTAGTCCACATCTGCTTATGTGTGCGCCGCAATGATACTTTGCATCTGTGTATACTAAGATTTTTGTACATGGATAATTCAGCAACAACTGAAGATGAAAAACATAATTTGAGGGGAAATTTCTTATGTTAAAGCTCATTGATATAGAAAGAGGAGTCCATAGAAAACTAATAGGTCAGTCCTAAAATTCATTATATACTCAATGACATATAAAGACCTAAGTAATGAAGTTGTCTTGGGGTTGTACAGCACACTGCTATTCAGTTCTGAGGATGTATCTTTGGGCTTACTGTCAAATTCAGTATcttttaatttaagaatttttCGTCATGgttaagcaaaaataaacatagTGTACAGTGTTACTGCAGTAAGTGTAAATTAGACAGGACCTCAGAATTGAAATGAATCTAGCATGAAGTAGTTGATAGTGTCAATAACACTATTTCAGAACTTTTATAGAACcagtttttttctccctcttgaaATCCACATAGTTAGAGCAAAAATACAAGTGGTAATATTTCAACAATTATATCAGATTCAGAATGATGTCAGGCTTCATATTTTAGAGGTGTAATTACCATTCAAATACAGTAGAACAAATGATACTCTTGTGTATGCGATGATTAAGATCTCGGCAAAGTTTTGTATGGATTAGCATTAACTTTGTATGTGTATTATCTAATTCTCTTTTTGTGTTACAATGTGATAATATTTAATTCATGGAAACAAGCATATTGCTTATTATTGTACTGAAGCATCTGGGAAGCTTTGTGCCAGGATTTGcctttgttgtttttggtttgttttgtaaGGTTTTGTAGGAATTATATTGGAGACTTGTTGGATGTGTGTACTGGAACTACATGTTAATCCAGAAAGTTTTATCTATTTCCAGTCTTGCTCCATATGGAAGGTGACAGTCTATAGATTATAGCAACTATACATAAACACGCACAAGTGTTTGTTTGggtgcatgtgtatatatatatactgtatatacatgcacacatacacaaagcTATACACAGATTTATCTGTAATCCTGTAGCAAGTAATTactttcagctgcttctttagTTTATATGACAGAGGCCATAAATTGAACCTTAAATACCCAATTTTGCTCATGTGTTTCGTGGGTGATGGTAAACGGTCACATGATAAAAtctcttcagtttcattttaaaagatctatgaaaatatattataGAATCCATTAAAAAGGTGTCAAAACTTTCAAAACCTTAAAACTTTGCCCACACACTTCCAATGTCATTTTGTCTTCCCTATGCATAGATAGTCTTATGCAACTTTAATTAAATCATTATTAAGGCAAACATGGTTGTCTTTGTAATCTTACATGTAACTGACAGAATGTCCCTTGCCCAGTGTGGGTGGTTATATATGGATACTTGTATTCATGGGCTTTCTAAGTGTGAGTGTTTTGGCTTTGAAACCTTTCATATTGttgaaaacaagtttttctAGGCAGTATTTTTATGTACTCAAAATGTTACataagtttcttcttcttcttttttttttttttttttttttttttttttgtcgtcAGGAAATGATGTATGTCTGGAATGGCTTTGCAATTGTGGGCAAAAGAGCAGACCTCACCGAAAACTTACTAGTAACAGTTGAAAAAGAGGAAACCGCGTTACAAAATGAAACTAGTAAGTGATCAGTTAAGGTGGAATTAATAAGCTGGCAAAAAATgctgatattttctttgcttctctctACCAATATTCTGTGAGGTAAGTGTTGACTCCAGCAATGTGATATTAAATCTGAGTATGGAAATATTGGAGCCGCATGAAAGTTAGCAGTGATTCTTCAATACGTTCTTTATCCATGTTGATTGATGCTGCAGAAGAATATGGAAAACTCAAGGATGTGAGGTTATTAGTTAAAAACGTAACTGATTCTTACTAAAACATTCCAGTCTCTGAAAGCATTCTTGGAGCATAATCTTCTAATTTCTTAAATGTCTGAAAAGTACTTTTTCTGAACCAGTTTACACCACACTTTAACTTCTACTACAGAGGACACATACTGAGCAGAATATGACTAAgtataaagaaaacaatgaagtaCTATGCATCAGTCTGTTTGGCTTTTTACTTTctggcaaaataaaacatgtttactagttgtaaaataaaatatttaaaaaaataaactttgacCATGGTTTTAGATCTTGATGTATTTGAAGCATTGATGCTCAAGGTAATGTTTAGAGAATCAGTTCATAACTTATTCCTAGAGGAACTTAAGTTCCATGATTACAACAGGTTTACTGTAGAAGTACCTGGCTTTGTCAGGTTTTATCAGGTCGGTGCTGTCATCTATCATGTGACTTTCTCGGTAGACTTCTCTTTTGAATTCTTCTAGAATGAAAAAGTATTATCTTTTCACACAACTTTTTTAATGGTAATTCACTAAAAATAGTTTCTATTTAACCTATATTTTAATCACACTTATCAACAATTTAGCAAAAGTTAGTTTTGCCAAATgattaaaaagttaattatgAAACGTAAAAGTACATCTAGTTATGTTTTACATATAAACTGAGGTGATGCATCAGAAGTTATACAAGGACATACAAGAAATGCATAATGGTAAAATCTGGACGGTATAATAAACTACATGAGAGTTACTTGCAAGGCCAAGACTGAACTGggttccttaatttttttacgTTGTTATTCTCATTTCTGCAGAATCAGTAGGGTACCTCTTAAATGgcaagtgtttttcctttttttgttgtcataTTGAGGCCAAAATGTAGCAGTATGCAAGACATCTGCAAATAATGTTCCCATGGGTTCTGCTTGGAAGATTCTGGCAGAAGCTATTGGGAATCTGATGCTGTAGCATGCAGAGGCTTGCACTGTAAGTGTTAATCAGTTGTAACTATGGAGTGAATCTCCTATCAAATTCCTTAGAAGAGATGCGCAAGGCACCAAAataaggaacagaaataaaaccagtgtGTTTTCCTTATGAAAATATGCCTTTTACAATTAGGAAGCATATTTGGTTTTTATGCTTCCTGTATCTTTTTTAGTAATAACAACAGTTGAATGTAGTTTTGTTCTGGACTTTGCATCTGTGAGCTtgatttgcttttaaagataTGGACTCAGACAAAAGAAGCACTCAGTTTACCAGAATTGCTGCTGAATTGAGACTTAAGTGATTAAGGCTGTTAGTGAAGTGTGGCAAGGatacaatattattttaagagaCAGCTGTCAGTACCAAATAGCTTTAAAGGACTGCTAAGGTGCTGTAAAAAAGTGTGTTGATTATACACAAAGATCATTTAGGGATTGAGACTTCTTAGAGAGATCTGCTGATACTCGATTTCCTTCAAGTGAACAGGTACAGCAAGGGATCTGTCAAGGACTGAAAGTCGTTTTATGTTGTATAGACCTGAAAATAGACATGGCAGAGGGAACTGATGAAAGACGgtagaaataatgttttttcctcAGGATTTCTGGAAATCTTATTTTTCCACAGTTGTATTATCTCCAAGATACAAAAAAGGGATTTGTAACTTCaagaaaatttgatttttttctgtgtttcataaTCCTGATATTTATATTTCCTCTGGTGTAGAGGACTGCAGGAAGATGGTTCTCCCACATTTATTGCAAGGTTGTCTGTATTTAATTGGCCTGCGAATTTACTGTCATTTACTGTCATTTACTGTCAGTGTTTTGGCAtaatagcttttttcccctctgggaAATACCAGGGAGATACTAGTGGA
The DNA window shown above is from Phalacrocorax aristotelis chromosome Z, bGulAri2.1, whole genome shotgun sequence and carries:
- the TTC39B gene encoding tetratricopeptide repeat protein 39B isoform X2, which translates into the protein MENFEDAFENIPVASKMDLKCALEECSMALNLFLNNKFSEALEVLRPWSKDSMYHALGYSTILVMQAAMTFEPQDIQMGISTMKEALQTCQRFRKRSTVVESLSNLVSKQSVDQLSEEEMHAEICYAECLLQKAALTFVQDENMINFIKGGLKIRTSYQIYKECHQVLQMTQGNKSKNETYYQFEGGVKLGIGAFNLMLSLLPGRILRLLEFIGFSGNRELGLCQLREGASGSSLRAILCTFTLLVYHTYVSLILGTGEANLQEADSLLEPYLQKFPNGSIILFYAARIDVLKGNFEKAQLRFQECIAAQQEWKQIHHLCYWELMWCYTFQQNWLQAYRYADLLSKESRWSKAIYVFQKAAILCMLPEDDLERTGENIVSLFRQVDGLKQRIAGKSIPTEKFAVRKARRYASSPPVKLILPALEMMYVWNGFAIVGKRADLTENLLVTVEKEETALQNETNHSEYYMDDVCMLQLLKGLCLKHLGRLMQAELCFSKVIQSEKQIKYDNYLVPFTLYELGLLYKQQDEREKAIRYIETAKNNYKEYSMESRLHFRIHAALDSLKVSPASTP
- the TTC39B gene encoding tetratricopeptide repeat protein 39B isoform X3; translated protein: MDLKCALEECSMALNLFLNNKFSEALEVLRPWSKDSMYHALGYSTILVMQAAMTFEPQDIQMGISTMKEALQTCQRFRKRSTVVESLSNLVSKQSVDQLSEEEMHAEICYAECLLQKAALTFVQDENMINFIKGGLKIRTSYQIYKECHQVLQMTQGNKSKNETYYQFEGGVKLGIGAFNLMLSLLPGRILRLLEFIGFSGNRELGLCQLREGASGSSLRAILCTFTLLVYHTYVSLILGTGEANLQEADSLLEPYLQKFPNGSIILFYAARIDVLKGNFEKAQLRFQECIAAQQEWKQIHHLCYWELMWCYTFQQNWLQAYRYADLLSKESRWSKAIYVFQKAAILCMLPEDDLERTGENIVSLFRQVDGLKQRIAGKSIPTEKFAVRKARRYASSPPVKLILPALEMMYVWNGFAIVGKRADLTENLLVTVEKEETALQNETNHSEYYMDDVCMLQLLKGLCLKHLGRLMQAELCFSKVIQSEKQIKYDNYLVPFTLYELGLLYKQQDEREKAIRYIETAKNNYKEYSMESRLHFRIHAALDSLKVSPASTP
- the TTC39B gene encoding tetratricopeptide repeat protein 39B isoform X1 encodes the protein MASVGNGTEESGGGGEEENFEDAFENIPVASKMDLKCALEECSMALNLFLNNKFSEALEVLRPWSKDSMYHALGYSTILVMQAAMTFEPQDIQMGISTMKEALQTCQRFRKRSTVVESLSNLVSKQSVDQLSEEEMHAEICYAECLLQKAALTFVQDENMINFIKGGLKIRTSYQIYKECHQVLQMTQGNKSKNETYYQFEGGVKLGIGAFNLMLSLLPGRILRLLEFIGFSGNRELGLCQLREGASGSSLRAILCTFTLLVYHTYVSLILGTGEANLQEADSLLEPYLQKFPNGSIILFYAARIDVLKGNFEKAQLRFQECIAAQQEWKQIHHLCYWELMWCYTFQQNWLQAYRYADLLSKESRWSKAIYVFQKAAILCMLPEDDLERTGENIVSLFRQVDGLKQRIAGKSIPTEKFAVRKARRYASSPPVKLILPALEMMYVWNGFAIVGKRADLTENLLVTVEKEETALQNETNHSEYYMDDVCMLQLLKGLCLKHLGRLMQAELCFSKVIQSEKQIKYDNYLVPFTLYELGLLYKQQDEREKAIRYIETAKNNYKEYSMESRLHFRIHAALDSLKVSPASTP